The proteins below come from a single Oerskovia jenensis genomic window:
- a CDS encoding DUF1349 domain-containing protein, with protein sequence MTKISLPPLHWLSHEGAGQVDDDAVTLTAPAGTDWTNDALGTPPQHAAPALVFEAPAEFALSARVRVTTERTTFDAGALVLWADDAHWAKLCFEQAPNGRVMVVSTVTNDYTDDCNSWDVDDETVHLRVVRTGPAWAFHASRDGETWEFVRLFRLYSDLPVRVGFLAQAPLGETCTAVFDRIVLDDTAPGDLRDGS encoded by the coding sequence GTGACGAAGATCTCCCTCCCCCCGCTGCACTGGTTGTCCCACGAAGGTGCAGGTCAGGTCGACGACGACGCCGTGACCCTGACCGCCCCTGCCGGCACCGACTGGACGAACGACGCCCTGGGCACCCCTCCGCAGCATGCTGCCCCGGCGCTCGTGTTCGAGGCGCCGGCCGAGTTCGCTCTGTCCGCCCGGGTCCGGGTCACGACCGAGCGCACGACGTTCGACGCGGGCGCCCTGGTCCTGTGGGCCGACGACGCGCACTGGGCCAAGCTCTGCTTCGAGCAGGCGCCGAACGGTCGGGTCATGGTCGTCTCGACGGTCACGAACGACTACACCGACGACTGCAACTCGTGGGACGTCGACGACGAGACCGTGCACCTGCGGGTCGTGCGGACCGGCCCCGCCTGGGCGTTCCACGCCTCGCGCGACGGCGAGACCTGGGAGTTCGTCCGCCTCTTCCGCCTCTACTCCGACCTGCCGGTCCGGGTGGGCTTCCTCGCGCAGGCACCGCTGGGCGAGACGTGCACCGCGGTCTTCGACCGGATCGTGCTCGACGACACCGCTCCCGGCGACCTGCGCGACGGGAGCTGA
- a CDS encoding DinB family protein, which yields MASARTTATDDKAVLHRYLQAARDALLWKVEGLDERAARWPWTPTGTNLLGLVKHAAGVEVGYFGQTFGREWPSPDEMPWIADDAEADADADMWATLDEPVDAVVDLYRRVWAFADETIASRDLDATGRVPWWPAERADVTLLQVMVHVTGDLARHAGHADVLRELTDGSAGLRVDDDNLSARSAADRSRHVERLRAVADEAQRRSGAPGGPRGSDGARPRA from the coding sequence ATGGCGAGCGCGCGCACCACGGCGACCGACGACAAGGCGGTCCTGCACCGGTATCTCCAGGCGGCGCGCGACGCGTTGCTCTGGAAGGTCGAGGGGCTCGACGAGCGCGCGGCCCGCTGGCCGTGGACCCCCACGGGGACCAACCTGCTCGGTCTGGTCAAGCACGCGGCCGGGGTCGAGGTCGGCTACTTCGGCCAGACGTTCGGGCGCGAGTGGCCGAGCCCTGACGAGATGCCCTGGATCGCCGACGACGCCGAGGCCGACGCCGACGCCGACATGTGGGCCACCCTGGACGAGCCGGTCGACGCGGTCGTCGACCTCTACCGCCGCGTCTGGGCCTTCGCCGACGAGACGATCGCGTCGCGCGATCTCGACGCGACCGGGCGGGTGCCCTGGTGGCCGGCCGAGCGCGCCGACGTCACGCTCCTCCAGGTCATGGTCCACGTCACGGGCGACCTGGCCCGCCACGCCGGCCACGCGGACGTGCTGCGCGAGCTGACCGACGGGAGCGCGGGGCTCAGGGTCGACGACGACAACCTGTCGGCCCGCTCGGCGGCCGACCGGTCGCGGCACGTCGAGCGGCTGCGCGCGGTCGCGGACGAGGCCCAGCGACGCTCGGGAGCGCCCGGCGGCCCCCGCGGCTCGGACGGCGCGAGGCCACGCGCCTGA
- a CDS encoding DUF4184 family protein, producing MSDETAVRPIPGTLFPLLEGAAMLCRVPYTPVHALVSLPLAGRRARRALPPNLLLWALPAFAVGAMVPDAPLFLDVLVPGTDELAHPTHRLLGVVTVDLALTLAFTALWVLVVRTPFLAALPRRATPVPHVSTRAAPPLAVAGAVVGFAVAGTLTHILWDDFTHLRGTAVQTWDALRTPVAGVMAYKYLQHGSSFVGFVTIAVLTVRWWRRALPVPHPQHLRSAVLAVCTGATVGMVGAVVRLVATDHAVSVLSFARLAATYPVLGAGIGLVAWAAVGTASRRRDGRSAAAGVAAGAPPPR from the coding sequence ATGTCCGACGAAACCGCCGTGCGCCCGATTCCTGGGACCCTCTTCCCGCTCCTGGAGGGCGCTGCCATGCTGTGCCGCGTGCCCTACACGCCCGTCCACGCCCTGGTGTCCCTTCCCCTCGCCGGCCGCCGCGCACGCCGTGCCCTCCCCCCGAACCTGCTGCTCTGGGCGCTGCCCGCCTTCGCGGTCGGCGCGATGGTGCCGGACGCCCCGCTCTTCCTCGACGTCCTGGTCCCAGGGACCGACGAGCTGGCCCACCCCACGCACCGCCTGCTCGGGGTCGTGACCGTCGACCTCGCGCTCACGCTCGCGTTCACCGCGCTGTGGGTCCTGGTCGTCCGGACGCCGTTCCTGGCCGCGCTCCCCCGCCGGGCCACGCCGGTGCCCCACGTGTCGACGCGCGCGGCGCCCCCGCTCGCGGTCGCAGGGGCCGTCGTCGGGTTCGCCGTGGCAGGCACGCTCACGCACATCCTCTGGGACGACTTCACGCACCTGCGCGGGACCGCCGTCCAGACCTGGGACGCGCTGCGCACGCCCGTCGCAGGCGTGATGGCCTACAAGTACCTCCAGCACGGGAGCTCGTTCGTCGGGTTCGTGACGATCGCGGTCCTCACGGTGCGCTGGTGGCGCCGCGCCCTGCCCGTCCCCCACCCGCAGCACCTGCGCTCCGCGGTGCTCGCGGTGTGCACGGGCGCGACTGTCGGGATGGTGGGGGCGGTGGTGCGCCTCGTCGCGACGGACCACGCCGTGTCCGTGCTGTCCTTCGCACGCCTGGCCGCGACGTACCCCGTGCTCGGCGCGGGGATCGGCCTGGTCGCCTGGGCCGCCGTAGGCACGGCCTCCCGGCGAAGGGACGGCCGTTCCGCGGCCGCGGGCGTCGCAGCGGGCGCCCCGCCCCCGCGCTGA